From one Candidatus Rhodoluna planktonica genomic stretch:
- the mtrA gene encoding MtrAB system response regulator MtrA encodes MTHKILVIDDDNALREMVGIVLESEGFSVSFHDAGAGAADVFAAIEPDLVLLDVMLPGKDGIEVCREIRNISGTPIIMLTAKTESDDVVRGLEAGADDYVVKPFDPGVLTARIRARLRAGAPVVDTETYRIGPLTLDVVGHEVKRGDELISLTPLEFSLLLTLAQKPKQVFTREMLLELVWGYHYKADTRLVNVHVQRLRSKIEEDPDNPKIVTTVRGIGYKAGL; translated from the coding sequence ATGACCCATAAGATCTTGGTCATCGACGACGACAACGCACTGCGCGAGATGGTCGGTATCGTGCTCGAGTCTGAGGGTTTCTCGGTTAGTTTTCACGACGCCGGAGCCGGCGCTGCTGATGTTTTTGCTGCGATTGAGCCCGACTTGGTTTTACTCGATGTGATGTTGCCGGGCAAAGACGGAATTGAAGTCTGTCGCGAAATTCGCAATATCAGCGGCACTCCAATCATTATGCTTACCGCCAAAACCGAATCTGACGATGTGGTTCGGGGTCTTGAAGCTGGCGCCGACGACTATGTGGTTAAGCCGTTTGATCCGGGTGTACTCACTGCTCGAATTCGAGCCCGACTTCGCGCTGGTGCACCAGTGGTCGACACTGAAACCTATCGCATTGGCCCGCTCACTCTCGACGTAGTCGGTCACGAGGTGAAACGCGGCGACGAGCTGATTTCACTAACTCCACTTGAATTTTCACTGCTGCTTACCCTGGCCCAAAAGCCTAAACAGGTTTTCACCAGAGAGATGCTGCTTGAGTTGGTTTGGGGTTATCACTACAAAGCCGACACCCGATTGGTCAACGTGCACGTGCAGCGGTTGCGTTCAAAAATCGAGGAAGACCCAGACAATCCAAAGATTGTCACTACGGTTCGCGGCATCGGATACAAGGCTGGTTTGTAG
- the ahcY gene encoding adenosylhomocysteinase, giving the protein MSTIDFKVADLNLAEIGRHQIRLAEHEMPGLMALRTEFSASQPLKGARIAGSLHMTVQTAVLIETLVALGASVRWASCNIFSTQDEAAAAVVVGKGTAENPQGTPVFAWKGETLEEYWWCTDQIFDWSAEAKTEGATYIGPNMILDDGGDATLLVHKGREFELAGQVPATGESDSEEYAVVLELLRSSIATSPNRFTQIAAEIKGVTEETTTGVHRLYEFFRNGELLFPAINVNDSVTKSKFDNKYGIRHSLPDGLNRATDVLIGGKTAFVAGYGDVGKGSAEAMRAQGARVIVSEIDPICALQAAMDGFQVARLESVIDQVDIFITATGNAGIIKPEHVLQMKHLAIVANVGHFDNEIDMAGIAKIPGIEKIEIKPQVHEWRLPNGKSVLILSEGRLMNLGNATGHPSFVMSNSFSNQVLAQIELFSKSANYELGVHILPKNLDEKVARLHLDALGVELTQLTGEQARYIGVDVAGPFKVDHYRY; this is encoded by the coding sequence ATGAGCACCATCGACTTCAAAGTAGCTGACCTAAACCTCGCCGAAATTGGACGTCACCAAATTCGCTTAGCCGAGCATGAAATGCCAGGCTTGATGGCTCTGCGCACCGAGTTTTCTGCCAGCCAACCGCTCAAGGGTGCCCGCATTGCCGGCTCGCTGCACATGACGGTTCAGACGGCGGTTTTGATTGAAACTTTGGTTGCTCTGGGCGCTTCGGTTCGCTGGGCTTCCTGCAACATTTTTTCGACCCAGGATGAAGCCGCGGCGGCTGTTGTGGTTGGCAAAGGAACCGCGGAAAACCCTCAGGGTACTCCGGTGTTTGCCTGGAAAGGGGAAACCTTAGAAGAGTACTGGTGGTGCACCGATCAGATTTTTGATTGGTCTGCCGAAGCCAAGACCGAGGGTGCCACCTACATCGGCCCAAACATGATTCTCGACGACGGTGGTGACGCCACGCTCTTGGTTCACAAGGGGCGCGAATTTGAACTAGCCGGTCAGGTTCCAGCAACCGGCGAAAGCGACAGCGAAGAGTATGCCGTTGTCCTCGAACTCTTGCGCTCGTCAATTGCTACTAGCCCAAATCGTTTCACCCAAATTGCCGCCGAAATCAAGGGTGTCACTGAAGAGACCACAACCGGTGTGCACCGACTCTATGAATTTTTCCGCAACGGTGAACTGCTGTTCCCGGCCATCAACGTCAACGACTCGGTCACCAAGTCAAAGTTTGACAACAAATACGGAATCCGCCACTCACTACCTGATGGCCTGAACCGCGCTACCGATGTTTTGATCGGAGGCAAGACCGCCTTCGTCGCCGGTTACGGTGATGTCGGCAAGGGTTCGGCCGAGGCCATGCGCGCACAGGGTGCTCGTGTGATTGTCAGCGAAATTGACCCGATCTGTGCACTGCAGGCTGCCATGGATGGTTTTCAGGTTGCTCGACTCGAGTCGGTCATCGACCAGGTCGATATCTTTATTACAGCCACCGGTAACGCTGGAATCATCAAGCCTGAACACGTCTTGCAGATGAAGCACTTGGCCATTGTTGCCAACGTCGGACACTTCGATAACGAAATCGACATGGCCGGTATTGCCAAGATCCCGGGAATCGAAAAAATCGAAATCAAACCGCAGGTTCACGAGTGGCGCTTGCCAAACGGCAAGTCTGTCTTGATTCTCAGCGAGGGTCGTTTGATGAACCTGGGCAACGCTACCGGGCATCCTAGTTTCGTGATGAGCAATTCATTTAGCAACCAGGTTTTGGCGCAAATTGAACTGTTCAGCAAGTCTGCAAACTATGAACTGGGTGTGCATATTTTGCCGAAAAACCTGGATGAAAAAGTTGCTCGTTTGCACCTTGACGCACTTGGTGTTGAATTAACACAATTGACTGGCGAACAGGCACGGTACATTGGTGTAGATGTGGCGGGCCCGTTTAAGGTCGATCACTACCGTTACTAA
- a CDS encoding phosphomannomutase/phosphoglucomutase, producing the protein MTVNWDAIVKTYDVRGLVGKDLTNEVVAALAAAFVDELDAAGTDVIVGHDMRDSSPEFAEAFAEGAQARGAHVVSIGLCSTDESYFASGALDAPAAMFTASHNPATYNGIKFSRAGARGISLDTGLAAIRDRAKVYLENGINEVDEPGSFREEHILVRYASYLRELVSLNTIRPLKVVVDAGNGMGGLTVPAVLGHANDLERLPLEIVPMYFELDGTFPNHEANPLDPKNLVDLQRAVVDYQADLGLAFDGDADRVFVVDEKGQPVTPSAVAAIVARREIAREKIQNPGAPITVLHNLLTSNVVREVVEADGARAVRTKVGHSLIKDKMAETNAVFGGEHSAHYYFRDFWGADNGMLAAMHVLAEFGNQDKSMSEFAASYNPYFLSGEINSTVADAQAAKDRIREAFADRADFEEFDGITAQGKSADAGTWWWFNVRTSNTEPLLRLNVEASNEADMIRVRDEVLSLIRA; encoded by the coding sequence ATGACAGTCAACTGGGACGCCATTGTAAAAACCTATGATGTACGAGGTTTAGTCGGCAAAGATCTAACCAACGAAGTTGTCGCCGCTTTGGCTGCTGCCTTCGTCGATGAACTCGACGCTGCCGGCACTGATGTCATCGTCGGTCATGACATGCGAGATTCATCGCCCGAATTTGCTGAGGCATTTGCCGAAGGTGCCCAGGCTAGAGGAGCACACGTAGTTTCAATTGGCTTGTGCTCAACCGATGAGTCATATTTCGCATCCGGAGCCTTAGATGCGCCTGCAGCCATGTTCACCGCCTCGCACAATCCGGCAACCTACAACGGCATCAAATTTTCTCGGGCCGGCGCTCGCGGCATCAGTTTAGATACCGGCCTTGCTGCAATTCGTGATCGCGCCAAGGTCTACCTAGAAAATGGCATTAACGAAGTTGATGAACCGGGAAGTTTCCGCGAAGAGCACATCTTGGTTCGCTATGCGTCATACCTGCGCGAATTGGTTTCGTTGAACACAATTCGACCACTCAAGGTTGTTGTCGATGCCGGAAACGGCATGGGCGGGCTCACGGTGCCGGCCGTTCTCGGACACGCCAACGATCTCGAGCGCTTACCGCTCGAAATTGTTCCGATGTACTTTGAACTAGACGGTACTTTCCCAAATCACGAGGCCAATCCGCTCGACCCCAAAAACCTAGTTGACCTGCAGCGTGCGGTTGTTGACTACCAAGCCGACTTGGGGCTGGCCTTTGATGGCGATGCCGACCGCGTTTTTGTGGTCGATGAAAAAGGTCAGCCGGTAACTCCGTCTGCTGTGGCTGCCATTGTGGCTCGACGCGAAATCGCGCGCGAAAAGATTCAGAACCCAGGTGCACCAATCACGGTGCTGCACAACCTACTCACCTCAAATGTGGTGCGCGAGGTGGTTGAAGCCGATGGTGCTCGGGCGGTTAGAACCAAGGTTGGCCACTCGCTAATCAAAGACAAAATGGCTGAAACCAATGCTGTTTTTGGTGGCGAACACAGTGCGCACTATTACTTCCGAGACTTTTGGGGTGCCGACAACGGAATGTTGGCTGCCATGCACGTGTTGGCTGAGTTTGGCAACCAAGACAAATCCATGTCCGAGTTTGCCGCAAGTTACAACCCTTACTTTCTTAGCGGTGAAATCAATTCCACCGTTGCCGATGCGCAAGCTGCTAAAGATCGAATTCGGGAAGCATTCGCCGACCGAGCCGATTTTGAAGAGTTTGACGGCATCACAGCTCAAGGCAAGTCTGCCGACGCTGGCACGTGGTGGTGGTTCAACGTTCGCACCTCGAACACCGAACCACTGCTTCGCCTCAATGTCGAGGCTTCAAACGAGGCCGACATGATCCGAGTTCGCGATGAGGTTCTTAGCCTCATCCGCGCCTAG
- a CDS encoding DUF5719 family protein, with protein MSLARFFTPILTALLVATTFALPELNVVAGSLPNAELKTAKAKDLTLVCPGELFRSGGSSGTQIGVFDPVGSAGTRVYFADPVGVSLEVANGSYTAQDPSGRAVQGSTLLSVLQTQVITGSSMAGLAAASCQQPATNVWLLGGSTALGREALLVLRNPGNVDSTVSLKLYSEAGELASAALSGIAVPAGKTTVFNLSAVAPKTKTFVVQVLAKGGAIGAWIQQKAVRGLIAGGVDYVMPSQPAQLRQVITGLFIRGSKDAAELAANATDYQDLAPVLRVFVPGDQAATFTAQVVGATANTFGTVLRQQVAGGTVAEFELAGLLDGDYAIILESDQPIQVAAKVSRTFKAKNPNTDFAWLPSLPALTAKQIIPVPQNGISKLSLYSTSSQTLQTIELPKGANFALPETDQPMFASLVLDIDGSLAVIPVMDYKNSGGTVAVSLR; from the coding sequence ATGAGTCTGGCTCGTTTCTTTACTCCGATTCTCACCGCACTCTTAGTGGCAACTACGTTCGCCCTACCAGAGCTAAATGTCGTCGCTGGCAGTCTGCCCAATGCCGAACTGAAGACGGCAAAGGCTAAAGACCTAACCCTGGTTTGCCCTGGTGAGCTGTTTCGCAGCGGCGGCAGCAGTGGCACCCAGATTGGAGTGTTTGATCCAGTTGGTTCGGCTGGCACCAGGGTTTATTTTGCCGATCCAGTAGGTGTGTCACTTGAAGTTGCCAACGGCAGTTACACCGCCCAAGACCCGAGCGGCAGAGCCGTTCAGGGTTCGACACTGCTGTCGGTGCTGCAGACCCAGGTGATAACAGGTTCGAGCATGGCTGGATTAGCGGCTGCAAGCTGTCAGCAGCCGGCAACAAATGTTTGGTTGCTTGGCGGATCGACCGCACTAGGCCGTGAGGCTCTGCTGGTTTTGCGCAATCCGGGAAATGTTGATTCAACTGTTTCACTAAAGCTTTACTCTGAGGCCGGCGAACTGGCATCGGCGGCGCTTTCTGGAATCGCTGTGCCGGCTGGCAAAACCACAGTTTTCAACCTCTCTGCGGTGGCTCCAAAAACCAAAACTTTTGTGGTTCAGGTTTTAGCTAAGGGCGGCGCGATAGGCGCTTGGATTCAACAGAAAGCGGTTCGCGGCCTGATTGCTGGCGGAGTGGATTACGTGATGCCTAGCCAGCCAGCTCAGCTGAGGCAGGTCATTACCGGCCTATTTATCCGGGGTTCAAAAGATGCTGCAGAATTGGCGGCAAACGCCACCGACTATCAAGACCTTGCACCGGTGTTGCGCGTATTTGTCCCGGGAGATCAGGCGGCAACCTTTACGGCCCAGGTGGTCGGTGCAACGGCAAATACCTTCGGCACGGTGCTGCGCCAGCAGGTTGCCGGCGGAACTGTTGCCGAATTCGAACTAGCTGGGCTACTCGATGGTGACTATGCGATCATCCTCGAATCAGACCAGCCGATTCAGGTCGCCGCCAAAGTATCGCGCACTTTCAAAGCCAAAAACCCGAACACAGACTTTGCCTGGCTACCGAGTTTGCCGGCGCTGACCGCCAAACAGATTATTCCGGTGCCGCAAAACGGCATTTCAAAATTGAGCCTCTACTCGACAAGCAGCCAAACTCTGCAAACAATCGAGCTGCCCAAGGGGGCAAATTTTGCTCTGCCGGAAACCGATCAACCGATGTTTGCATCCCTGGTTTTAGATATCGACGGATCGCTCGCGGTAATACCGGTAATGGACTATAAGAATTCGGGTGGCACAGTCGCGGTAAGTTTGCGCTAG